The nucleotide sequence CGTAACTCTTACTTAGACAGATAatatataacttttattttgtattttagatttttaataaattgtaagagacttgttgaatacttggattAACACTCATTATATTCTGTTtctcatgttttcaatatgttctaatactttctaatctatatgtcattctatttttcaatttatgtaTCCGAATATacttatgtattttttaagtataaacatacacttatttatatcatatataataagtttacttaaatctgcctagGCGCTAAACTCCAGTCCGCTGTCCGACTAACGCCTAGCGTCTTAGAACTTTGATGATAATTGTGGTATTCGCATTTCAGGTCCTGATAGAAGAATCTTCTTGCCGTCGGGGCTCTTGGACCGATCAGAGATCCCAGAGTACTTGACCGGAGAAGTTCCTGGAGAGTAAGATagtagtctctctctctctccccccacTCTCTGCCTACTTATTTAACAATTAATTACCAGATATCTAATCGAATCATGGATTGTCGATTCCTTTAATGCAGTTATGGATATGATCCTTTTGGCCTAGGCAAGAAGCCAGAAAACTTCAGCAAGTATCCTCTCTCATCTGTTTCTCTCTTGAGAAATTATTACTTAATTTCTCcttaattcaatttaattaattgaTGAATGTGAATGCAGATACCAAGCATATGAGCTGATCCACGCTCGGTGGGCCATGCTTGGTGCAGCCGGATTCATCATTCCAGAGGCCTTCAACAAATTTGGAGCTAACTGCGGCCCTGAGGCTGTTTGGTTCAAGGTCATTCATTcgcatttcattttcttttaaattttacaaACATAcattacatacatacatacatattattgcaagttgaGTAATTGCCAATTGGAGTTAAGACGTTTGAAAAATTGTTGACGCTTTTTGTACACATGTTGACGACATGAATGCAGACAGGAGCTCTACTCCTTGATGGGAACACACTGAATTACTTTGGGAAGAACATACCGATTAATCTTATCTTCGCTGTTGTTGCTGAGGTTGTTCTTCTTGGTGGAGCTGAATACTACAGAATCACTAACGGTTTGGTACGTACCTAGAGTTAATTATAGCATTGCTGTTATTATCCAAACTAACGACTCCGAATACTAACAAAAGGTATTACAACTTTTGAAAGTTTGTCCGACTGTTTTATTTGTACAATATAACTAACCATATCGCAATTCACACCGGAGTACGTACTTATATTACCACCTACTGTTAATTTGAAACTTGCAAGAAGAACCAATGACGACAATCTCATGACTGTGTTGCAGGAATTGGAGGACAAGCTTCACCCAGGTGGTCCTTTTGACCCACTGGGGCTGGCTAAGGATCCAGACCAGGCTGCATTGCTAAAGGTGAAGGAGATTAAGAACGGAAGACTTGCCATGTTTTCCATGCTCGGTTTCTTCCTCCAAGCGTATGTCACCGGAGAAGGTCCTGTCGAAAACCTATCAAAGCATCTGAGCGATCCCTTCGGCAACAACTTGCTTACTGTCATTGGTGGATCTATCGAAAGAGCTCCAACCCTGTAATTTTAAGTTTCCTCCTTATTCTCCTCCAATCAAAATTAAAAGCATTGTATATCAAATTGAGTCCTTTTAAAGGCTTTTAACCTTGATCCTTAAATGGAATTGCTCTATCTTTTCACGTCCGTTACAACGCTGGTTGTTGTTGATAGAACTATTATGTTTCTTCGGGGCTAAGCCAAATTATCATACTATGCAGATTCGTGACATTCAATTGTCACTTGTCTGTTTGGCTAGCTATTTTTAGAATCAACGAGCAGCCCGTGCGATGTAGCAGGGCCTAAAACTGTGTTAACGTTGATATATTTGTTGGAATATGAGTATCTTAGGTATTATATTGTTTGGGTTTTCTTATAAGTTTAGTCTATTaataattttcttattattttgtagtctcGTTTGTTCATaatctgatattcaacttggtaacAGAGCAGATTAAATCCTTCGAGAATTAATCTGTTTTGGGGTTGATATCGATTTGTTTGTCTTTTGTTCAGTATCAGTTTTGTTTTAATTCAggttttgttgtttgaaaacaaagaaaaaagttgAATCTGTTTGCTTGGGACTTGGGAGGCACACCGCGCTGAAACCAGAACCCCAAACTCGTTGCGATCGTTTGCCGTTTGTTTATTATCTGCCAAAACCCAAACTTGCACCGAAGCTGCCGTTTGCATCCACTCCACTCCGTCATCGAGCCACAAACCCGCTGCTGCTACATATCATCTTGCCGTCCACCTGAACCATCTTGAAGCCCAGAACAACACCTGCTTGACCAGATTTGTTGAATCCATCAACCTGCATCAAGCCCGCCATCACGCCCACTAGAATCAACATCGCTACTAACTGCTTGACCAACCCTCTACCCCATAGCCGCTTGATCATCGTACCAGACTATCACCATCTCGCTGCCGCTTGGAACCACCTGCCTAACGAACCCAACCAACGCTGACCATCGTATCTGCTTGAAATCCCGTTGGTGCCCATTCTTGCTTGTCGCTGTTGCACCACCAGTTTGACCCGATTGCTGCTTGTTTGTTGGTATTACTGTTTATctaggcttattatattaatgctccacaaattgttgaataaaccccatACACTTAATacatctcacattgctttttcaattaaaaattatcttaatgcaCCCCACATATttccccataataccctcacaccccacattcttaatatacacaTTATATTTTCTACATGCACCCcatattttctatacaccccacatttctcaaatcttatgaagcttttaatttggacaaaaaatgccgactagaattttgacaaaagatgggatttaaagcatatgtgagttgttttcaattccaccatTAAAACTTGTGTCgtctgtttttaatatttgatgGTAATTTTAGGTATTAAATTCTTCATGTAatccctaaaagatgaatacgaacatagaagcttgaataacgcatcaaaagcaagattaaataattatcaatatcgtcaaaatcactaaaacaataaaaaaatatgaagtcttatctcatgtgaagcttccgaaatattgatttcatatttcattcatcaaaaataatttttctcaatcaacatgtttatagtttcattggttaggttttgttcaacaatggagggtcggaaggattttgataattgaaaaagataaataatgcgttaaaagtgatttggggtgtatatagattttttttaacataataaggtcaaaattgtcattgcatagtagggtaaataagttatttaatattaaattttaatgtgaggtGCATTTAACATTTTGTGggatgctaatataaaaagcatttatctatatatataaagtgacaGCCCCAGTTTGGTGAAGCATTCGATAAACCCGAGAACACTCTCATGTCATACATAAAGCAACCGGATTTACCCATAGAAATAGGGTCAAATTCGTAAATATGATACAACTCATAAATGATCAAAAACAGATAGAATTAGCTACTGCAAACACTACATGCACCCATCACAACAATGGCAATTATGAACCACTAGATGAAAACACACACACTTTAAATTCATTGTCATCCCTTAAATTAATCATCCTATAACTACTTCATCACATTCTATCTTTCCGCTATACAGAAAATaagaagtaaataaataaataaataaaagaaaaaatactcGGTGCGAAGCCACGAACTCCCAACATCAGGTGCAGCGGTTGCAAATTGCAGAGATGGAACTCTCCATAGGAGTTGGAGTGATTCAAACTGTAGAGATGAAACTGCCATATACTGCACATTTAAAGTGAGCAACGGATCAATGCACCCCCCCGACAACGCATACAAAAAAGGTAAACGAATTCACTTTCTTCTCCTACACAGACCAAGCTCCTCCATATGTTTTTTCGAAGTTTCTTCCAAATTTCCGTCAGATTGCTCTTATCGTTTAGAATCATCTTAAACTGGTACGAATTCCACTTTCTCCAAACTGATTTTCAGTTTACAGAGTGAGATTAGAGAGTTGTAGATAACCAAATAGCAGGGGGAGGGGGGAGAGATAGTGTCCTTGCGAATGTCAAATTTGTATCCAACTCGATTGAATTTTCTTCATTCTTtacctttttctcttttttcgtCTCTgtttctatctctctctttctctcttctaaaACCAAGTCAAATGCTATTCTACCACTCTCCTCCTTCCCTCGCCTACATTCTTATATGCACACACATACATGTATGTATCATGTCATACCATCTCATCATGATCATCTACATGTCATGATCATTATCCATTATGTTGTGTATAGATATTAAATGACACTCTTTGCTACCTATTTAAGAAGTTGTCCAACTCTAATTGTTTAACAAATTTTATCTATGTTTctccatttgttttttttatgcaCAAGATTAGACAATTTAGGTGTGGTGCTACAATTGTTACGGGTCGATTCCCCTTTCATTCAATTTCTCTTCATGATTATAATTAGTCAGATTGTGAGTTTCAATTTTGATTATCCATGTGCTATACGTGTGCTAtggtattttaaaaaattatttgttttcattctCAAGGTATTTACAAGAATACCCACAAAAATGAAGAAGGAACTACTTATTGATAAGATCCCAAACAGATGTGTCTCTATTTTTACACCTGGTTGGAAGATATCTGTCAGATTAAAAACTACTAATCTAAGCGAATTAATTCTCAAAGAatggaaaaagaagaagcatgAGGAGTATGTATTCTAAattctttattaaatttttttacaagAAATCTAACATTATATATACCTTTAATATATAAGTGGTGCATGAAAAAAGTTGTAGAAGAATTAAAGCTTTCAACAACTCCTCACATAATACGTATTTGGAATAAAGTCCAACAAATTAGGTATAACACCATTTCTtacctatttatttttaatggaATTCTCTATTTTACAAATTAATTATcacaaattataaaattaaaaaaaaaatctacaaatttattatctcagattaaaaaaaaaaaacaatttatgggTGCAGGAAAAAGATTAATAGTGACCAAACAACATTTCTAAATACGATAACTCTTCTCTTATTTTCATATAGAAGTATACTATAAATTCAAATTGCATTCAATTttcaaatagaaataaaattgcATTTTTATCAGTTTTACAAGTATCACACCCGTCTCAAGGTACAAAGGTTGAAGTACAACATTAAGGTAACATTTCTTACTATTTAATTTTGTAAACATGATTACAATTTGTTACCTCAAACTTGACAAATTATTTACCTTTCAGTATTCTAAAAGTAACTGGAGTAAAAGTATTGCTATGGGAAAATTGTCAAAGTTAAAGGTATTTAGGTTAAATTGCTTACAACCTTTATATTTGAGATTATGCATTATAGTGCATTGTTCCCATCTTAATCAGTTAAACTTCTTATTTTATCATCATTGCTTGCAGATTAACCATGAAAATCTAAAGCATCAAGTGCAAGCAAATGGGTGGCAAGCATGGCTTTGATTTCACACGTAGACACTATGtttacatatgtatatattgtccATATTTTGCTTTGCTTCATATATTAGGAGTTCATCCCTAGCTGGCCTATAACTTTGACTGAAAACTTATGAATCTGGAAATTTTGATCTAAGGACAGTAAATGTTATCATCATGTATTTAGAAATGAAATTACATGCCATATTTTCAGATTTTTTGAATAGTTTATGTTTTCCCATTTATCTTCATTGTTGTTTTGaaggaaaaatagtaaaaaattgTATGAGAAATTAGTAAAAACCATAACTAAACATAAAActgtattaaaaaataaatatctaGATAAGATGTAGATGTGTGCTGAAACTGTTTATGTGACGACCCATCCCAAATTATTATACATATTTTCTCCCCTAGTGTGTAAAGTGACAATATTGCCCTTGTTGGCTTAGTAACGTGGATGTATATGCGGttctatattattttttattactatCCTTGTCTACCAATTATTTTAGTTTCAATCCTCCCTAGCCAATagatattttctttcttttggaccaattaaaaactactctctctctcttctctgccaATTAGAACtgatatttttctctctttccttctCGCGCCTTCTTCTCTGTTCTTCTTGCACCCGAGGCACCAACCACAGCACAACCATCACCATATCGTCACAGATCGAACTTATAAATACCACCATCGAACGTATCTTGACTTCACGAATCTAGCCGTACCAATTGTTTGGGGTTTTGACGAGTTTTAACCCGTGGACTTGTGAACGCCGACTTGGTGGTTCTTGGGTTGTTGTGATCGTGGCCGAGTTGCGAGACTTTAAGGCTTGAGAAAAcatctacacaactccacgGAGACCCTAGAGTAAGTTTAGAGTGAAGTTGATGTCGGAACAAGTGAGTTCAAGAAGTTTTAGTTTTGTCCAGAACTTTCGAGAGATTTTCAGATCGATTTTAGTTTGATTTTGGACTTTAAGAGGTACGAACTTGTTCTACTCCTCAAGGGCTTtaaatccatataaatttcatggattttggttaagaaatgacaaagttatgaagaTCTAAAAATTTTCCAGAAATTCAGTGatatttttccagaaaccggcgaaccaGATGGTAGACGGTGGCGGACAACAAGGATGACCAGAGAAGAAAgtgaatattccgtcaaagttgatagAATATTTtgtctgcggccatggtgcttggtgctgccaataattcgacctgaatttttctcccaatcttgtcttccactactgaggtgaggcgagccaaagcgtctACATGACTGTTTTCCGCTCGAGAAATTTGGGTGAtatggtagtggaagtgcttgagcaaaagttatGTTTgtgcaagatatgctgccatgaagttatccttagcatcaaagttgttcgtgacttggttaaccactaattgggagtcactgaagatatcaatttgtttgaccccaaggtgtttggccaaacgtaagcctgctagaatggcttcatactcggcctcgtTGTTTATTGCCttaaatttgaaacgaagagcatactctatTGCCACTTTGTTTGgggtagtcaagactagtcctgctccataaCCCTGTTGTTTGGATGAGCCGTCAACATATAGAGTCCATATTGGGAAAGTTGGTTCTATCTTCtaagcttccgggggtaatgaagccactgcttcaggtgtagaagcaatgtcgaCAGGATAAGTGAATTCGGCAATGAaatctgccactgcttggcccttattaactggctttggttggtaggcgatgtcaaactcacccagtgctatcgcccatttgatcattcatctcgaagtgtcaggactttgaagTATCTGTTGAAGGGGGTGATTGGTAAGTacaatgatggagtgtgcttagaAGTAGGGGCGAAGCTTCCGAGCAGTCATGACCAacgctagagctaatttctcaatatTGGAATAtcatgtctccgcatcttgtagagccatgctagcgtagtagatagGTCGTTCGACATCACCATCCCTTCGAATGAACTGCTGAAGCTGAAATAGACAGATAGACAATGAGGGTGTCACCAACTTCAGGTTTGGAAAGCATAGGGGCTTTACctatgtactccttgaggttctTGAACGCTTCGGCACATTCTTCAATCCATggaatgtacttcttacttcccttaaatgCTTTGGAAAAAAAGAGCGCACTTGtatgtggccttagagatgtgttggaaatatgccttgAAAGttaatctttggaagaaacctttcaggacaatgaatgtgtgtatagatgactcttatacatcaaaaggcaaagatactaattaggactatctcaataaacgatatatgtcctaaatagtgaatccatggacaatggatcgatgtaagaagtaatctaatgatgttagactacagagaccttcttcacataaccatcatgtccaaaaaggttcctggtcatatgattgtcagagggatactgacaatgcaaagaccagtacatactatgtccccttcaattggaaggatggaaattctcatcccattcgtgtagtgacactaagacatgtatgtaggtgctcattaagggaatgagttcactgaacacaatcgaacgagagtacttgcatggaggtctactcacatgtcaagcaagtaactctaatggttggaataatgtaagtagtcatttgacctgaggcatcatagttgtcttgtggttaggtccttgatctttgattatgtcaaagtcactccattcgcgggtgtccacggcatagttggggttaagccacttagccatggaggcaagtaaatgcgcaacaagggatctctaatcctcgttatgagaggaagaatactctaagatatgattcgggaatcttcggccaaagtatcgagcgtaataaaggaaagcgttcctatacgactcaattgaatcatataatatggaataatcactttaggggtttgacataatatatccataccctaataatgtgattgagagtattgtattagagaaggatcgaattacattgtaattccaactgaataggttcttcgatcaaattctacattagcttgggtagccatgatatatggttagatgtcactcatggcttgtgagttcttctagatgattaaataagtagtcgtcaaagaagaaggagaattaaaagtaagttttaattcactaagtgattggattaaatataatcaattggattggtgccaatcacctcactgccttgctaattagaacctaaaatgattgtacaccga is from Malus sylvestris chromosome 5, drMalSylv7.2, whole genome shotgun sequence and encodes:
- the LOC126622189 gene encoding chlorophyll a-b binding protein CP26, chloroplastic-like, translated to MASLAASTAAASLGMSELLGNSLINFSGAARSAPSANTPATFKTVALFSKKKAAPPPKAKAVAPADEELAKWYGPDRRIFLPSGLLDRSEIPEYLTGEVPGDYGYDPFGLGKKPENFSKYQAYELIHARWAMLGAAGFIIPEAFNKFGANCGPEAVWFKTGALLLDGNTLNYFGKNIPINLIFAVVAEVVLLGGAEYYRITNGLELEDKLHPGGPFDPLGLAKDPDQAALLKVKEIKNGRLAMFSMLGFFLQAYVTGEGPVENLSKHLSDPFGNNLLTVIGGSIERAPTL
- the LOC126622193 gene encoding uncharacterized protein LOC126622193, with the protein product MKKELLIDKIPNRCVSIFTPGWKISVRLKTTNLSELILKEWKKKKHEEYWCMKKVVEELKLSTTPHIIRIWNKVQQIRKKINSDQTTFLNTFYKYHTRLKVQRLKYNIKYSKSNWSKSIAMGKLSKLKINHENLKHQVQANGWQAWL